CACCATCTCGAGGTACTCGCGTTGGTCACTGGTAAGCTTAGTATCGAGCGTCAGTTCTGTCATGCCGATGATGCCATTCATGGGTGTGCGAATTTCGTGGCTCATGTTGGCAAGAAACTCACTCTTGGTCCGGTTGGAGGTCTCGGCAGCTTCCTTCGCCAGGCGGAGTTCGTGGACGGTCTGGCCTAATTCTGCAGTTCGCTGGTGAACTCGGTGTTCCAGTTCCACGTTGAGCTTCCGTACCTCGGCCTCGGACTTCTGTTGCTGGGCATCGTACGCGGCGATCGCGGCGGCCATGGTTTCCATGTCGCGGGCCAACTCCCCTAGTTCGTCCTTCGTTTGCACGCCGATGGATGTTACTGGCTGGCGATTGGCGATCTGCGTGGCCGCGGCTTTGAGGGCGTAGATGGGACGAATGATGCTCTTGCTCGCGAAGTACCCCGCCGTCGCGACAATGAACGTCAGCAAACCGATGACGATGCTGGAAACCCAAATGGTACGATTGAATTGGGAATTGGCCTCTTGGTAGATCTGTTCGGCATTGTCAATTCTCGTTTGCATCCAACCATTCAAGTCGTCATTGACCTTCTCAAATTGCAACTGCTCGGCCCCGGTCGCATTGATGAATGCCTCTTCGCGATATCGCTGTTTGGCCTTCTCGATCGTGAAGTCCTTCAGCTTTTTGTATTCCCGCCAGCTTCGGCCGAGTTGAGCGAATGCCTCGGCTTCTTTCGCGTTGCCCCCTTCAATCTTCCAATGGGCAAACGCTTCGTCGATCTGCCCCGTTAATTTCTCCTGTCGAATATCCAGGTCTTCCTGTAAGGTCGGATTGGGAGCCATCACGATTGATAAGGACATTTGCCGCAACTCGTTCAGGGGAACAGCAATGTTGCGTGAACTATCTCGAAAGTCTTCGGCGGTCTGATAGACCTGGTCGACCCAGGTAAAAGTCGAAGCAGAGTTTGAGATCCCGTAGATCCCGAGACAGGCAAATGCTGCTCCGGACAGGGCAACGAGGAAAAGCAGTTTAGATTTAACGCCACCCGTGAACATGGGGCACCTGGCTACTTTATTTGAACCCGGGATATTTCAACGGGTCGCCTTAGTGTTTGTGGATATGGCTGCTGCGATCGCCGCACCGACCAGTGTTGGTTGGTTATCTCGATTCTCCAAAGCGGCATGCATGCCATTCGGTAGGGATGAAAAACAACTTCCTTGTTGACCGCAAAGACTTTATTTGGAGTCGGCACGAACAACATATAGCCTTGGTCATAGGCATGCCGCATGATCTTCTCACAGATCGAGGCGAATTCCGGTTCGTCCACGGTCGCTTGAAACATCTCTTCCAGGTACCCATTCATCACGGGATCAGGCAACAAGGTGCTCCAGGCGTTGTTTGCTCGAAATACAAGAAAGACTGAAAACGGATGGTTGAAGTACCAATCGTCGTTACCCCATATCAGCAGATCCCAGTGTTCACTGTTTTTGCCTTGGTAGGTTGTCAGTAGTTGCTGAAAGATCTCTTTTTCGCTGTTGGTAACGTGGATATCGAGTGTGACTCCTACTTGAGCAAAGTGGGTTTCTATTCCACGCCACAGCGGCAAGAAGCGATCTTGGGTTAGTACTCGCAATTGCAGCCCATCTAGAAGCTGCCGAAGCCGCTGGTGGACCTCTTTATCGTGCGGATCGAAATTCTCCGGGGTGGGCAGCAGATGCTGCGAAACGGCACCAACACCAGGAAAATAGGGTGAAATCGGGGAGAGCGTCCCTTCGTTCTCATACACGAAGTGCAGCAAGTTATGGCGATTGATCGCTTCGTTGAGCGCATTTCTAACCTCTTTATCCTTAAGCTTAGGATGGCCGTTGATCATGTTGATATGGATGGCGATGTTATCGGTCGACGGTGAAATGACAAGCTTGCTGTAGTCCGACAAGATCGTTTCGACTTTGTCCTCCGGCGGAATGATCGTGATGTCGAGCTGACCCTCTTGGTACAAAGCCATCTGTTTTGCTTCTTGGCTATCGAGATCGGTGAAAACAGTAATCGTTTCTACCTTGGGATAGTTCGGATCCCAGTAATACGGGTTGGCCTTGAGAACCGCTTTGCTCGTTTGCCGGTCCCCCTCGATGTAGCCTTCGGACAACATGTAGGGCCCTAAGCCGTAGGGTCCTGGCATGGAAAGATTCGGGCAGTTGGCCTTGCCGTTCCAGCCGCCTGGGTTGCGCTTGAGATACTCTTCGGTATAGAACTGCATCCAAATGACATCGTTCATGAACGAGCCGTATTTTTGCGTTAAATGAAATCGTACGGTGTAGTCGTCGACTTTCTCGACATAGTCGAAGACTTCATCGATCTTGCTGTACTGGACGGGCTTCTTCTTGAAGGACTCCATGTTCATGACGACCGCGTCGGCATTAAATGGCGTACCATCCTGAAATCGGACCCCTCGTCGCAGTTGGAATTCGTAAGTGGTGTCGTCAATCTGCTGATGATCGACAGCCATATCGTACTCCCA
This genomic stretch from Blastopirellula marina harbors:
- a CDS encoding ABC transporter substrate-binding protein; protein product: MPRTSPGCLLVPLLSFLLVASWGTRQVAGQSDPIQPIKLRADDAWSRASTKLVKGSHVKVFIPSLPYLYTSHAINGALIRPAANQRGWEYDMAVDHQQIDDTTYEFQLRRGVRFQDGTPFNADAVVMNMESFKKKPVQYSKIDEVFDYVEKVDDYTVRFHLTQKYGSFMNDVIWMQFYTEEYLKRNPGGWNGKANCPNLSMPGPYGLGPYMLSEGYIEGDRQTSKAVLKANPYYWDPNYPKVETITVFTDLDSQEAKQMALYQEGQLDITIIPPEDKVETILSDYSKLVISPSTDNIAIHINMINGHPKLKDKEVRNALNEAINRHNLLHFVYENEGTLSPISPYFPGVGAVSQHLLPTPENFDPHDKEVHQRLRQLLDGLQLRVLTQDRFLPLWRGIETHFAQVGVTLDIHVTNSEKEIFQQLLTTYQGKNSEHWDLLIWGNDDWYFNHPFSVFLVFRANNAWSTLLPDPVMNGYLEEMFQATVDEPEFASICEKIMRHAYDQGYMLFVPTPNKVFAVNKEVVFHPYRMACMPLWRIEITNQHWSVRRSQQPYPQTLRRPVEISRVQIK